A window from Oncorhynchus mykiss isolate Arlee chromosome 9, USDA_OmykA_1.1, whole genome shotgun sequence encodes these proteins:
- the LOC110531504 gene encoding E3 ubiquitin-protein ligase TRIM21, producing MASLSMTEDQLRCSICLDLFVHPVSTPCGHNFCKSCISDYWDIREAICPLCKETFKKRPDLHVNTFINEIINQFKSAQEDISPHTILPLREPEQGDATDGGVNRKIQARLKKVEEIKNSVKISRASSQKDIEESEQVFTELLHSIERSQADVVGEIQEKQRAVEKQAECLIKELEQEVADLESGNNKQGELRSTPQQICSETSASGGGKTIWGIVSQLEDTFREEMKKVMDKGLKLLKTNAVNVILDPDTAHPFLVLSEDGKQARHVNDWRILPFNLKRFNTSISVLGRTGFSSRRFYFEVQVSGKTDWGLGVARESIDRKGKALPTPAIGYWTLWLTNRYEYRAADDSGSILLSLREKPQKVGVFVDHKEGLVSFYDSEAKVHIYSFTGCSFNEKLFPFLNSSVNDNDENSAPFVILPVSHRG from the exons aTGGCGTCTCTGAGCATGACAGAAGACCAGTTGCGCTGTTCCATCTGCCTGGATCTCTTCGTCCACCCTGTCTCCACTCCGTGTGGACACAACTTCTGCAAAT cTTGTATCTCTGACTACTGGGATATCAGGGAAGCCATCTGCCCTCTGTGTAAGGAGACGTTCAAGAAACGTCCTGACCTCCACGTCAACACGTTCATTAACGAGATAATCAACCAGTTCAAATCGGcacaggaggacatttctccacacACCATTTTGCCATTGAGAGAG CCAGAACAGGGGGATGCTACAGATGGAGGAGTGAACAGGAAGATCCAGGCCAGACTGAAGAAGGTGGAGGAGATCAAAAACTCAGTGAAGATCAGCAGA GCTAGTTCACAGAAAGACATAGAGGAAAGTGAGCAGGTCTTCACTGAGCTGTTGCACTCCATTGAGAGGAGCCAGGCTGACGTCGTCGGTGAGATCCAGGAGAAACAGAGAGCTGTGGAGAAACAAGCTGAATGTCTCATCAAAGAGCTGGAACAGGAAGTAGCAGATTTAGAGAGTGGAAATAATAAACAAGGGGAACTCCGTTCCACCCCACAACAG ATCTGTTCTGAGACCAGTGCTAGCGGTGGTGGAAAAACCATCTGGGGAATTGTGTCCCAACTGGAGGATACCTTCAGAGAGGAGATGAAGAAAGTCATGGATAAAG GGTTGAAATTGCTGAAGACTAATGCAG TGAACGTGATTCTGGACCCCGACACAGCTCATCCTTTCCTTGTTCTGTCTGAGGATGGGAAACAGGCCAGACACGTCAACGATTGGAGGATCCTGCCTTTCAACCTCAAGAGGTTCAATACCAGTATCAGCGTTCTTGGGAGGACAGGGTTCTCCTCCAGGAGATTCTACTTCGAG GTGCAGGTCTCTGGGAAGACTGACTGGGGCCTAGGAGTGGCCAGGGAGTCCATCGACAGGAAGGGGAAGGCACTCCCGACCCCTGCGATTGGCTACTGGACCTTGTGGCTGACCAATAGGTATGAGTACAGGGCTGCAGATGATTCTggctccatcctcctctccctgagAGAGAAGCCCCAGAAGGTGGGGGTGTTTGTGGATCACAAGGAAGGGTTGGTCTCTTTTTACGACTCGGAAGCCAAGGTTCATATCTATTCCTTCACTGGGTGCTCCTTCAATGAGAAACTTTTCCCCTTCCTGAACTCTAGTGTCAATGACAATGATGAAAACTCTGCTCCATTTGTCATCTTGCCTGTCAGTCATAGAGGCTGA